The following are from one region of the Anomaloglossus baeobatrachus isolate aAnoBae1 chromosome 1, aAnoBae1.hap1, whole genome shotgun sequence genome:
- the LOC142245601 gene encoding olfactory receptor 6N1-like, translating to MRDIWNGSAVTAFILLGFPANQGVQSFLFLIFLIVYVLTITGNLVIIAIIRADLHLHRPMYFFLSNFAFMQICYVTVTVPKLLVGFLVRKNIISTTACFSQCYFFFLLGGIENFLLAIMAYDRFVAICYPLRYNTIMTPTFCWSLACGCWLGIFIGSLLPMNLLVKLSFCGPNIINHYFCDVSPLLKLSCTDTTLLKSNFFSLMWVIVFGCLFFTLVSYINIICAIMKIPSTLGRHKVFSTCGSHLTVVIIYFGAVIFMYVRPKDSFAFQEDKLISVFYSILTPLLNPFIYCLRNKDVKKALQKIIQDRKMIPCL from the coding sequence ATGAGAGACATATGGAATGGTAGTGCTGTAACTGCATTTATTCTATTGGGATTTCCAGCAAATCAAGGAGTTCAGAGTTTTCTATTTTTAATATTTCTCATTGTGTATGTCTTAACAATTACGGGAAACTTGGTTATCATTGCTATAATTCGAGCTGACTTGCATCTTCATCGCCCCATGTACTTTTTCCTCAGTAATTTTGCTTTTATGCAGATTTGTTACGTAACTGTTACTGTTCCTAAATTACTTGTTGGCTTTTTGGTTAGAAAAAACATAATATCCACCACGGCTTGCTTTTCTcagtgttactttttttttttgctcggaGGAATTGAGAATTTTTTGCTGGCAATCATGGCTTATGATAGATTTGTGGCCATTTGTTATCCGTTAAGGTATAATACCATCATGACACCAACATTTTGCTGGAGTTTGGCATGTGGCTGTTGGTTGGGAATCTTTATTGGCTCATTACTTCCTATGAATTTATTAGTAAAGTTATCATTTTGTGGACCAAACATTATTAACCATTATTTTTGTGATGTGTCCCCACTTTTGAAATTGTCTTGCACAGATACCACTCTCTTAAAATCAAACTTTTTCAGTTTGATGTGGGTCATTGTTTTTGGCTGTTTATTTTTCACTCTTGTATCATATATCAATATAATTTGTGCTATCATGAAAATTCCATCCACACTTGGTCGCCACAAAGTATTCTCCACCTGTGGTTCTCATCTGACAGTTGTGATTATTTATTTTGGAGCTGTCATATTCATGTATGTCAGACCAAAGGACAGTTTTGCCTTCCAGGAGGACAAGCTAATTTCTGTCTTCTACTCCATTTTAACTCCTCTTCTAAATCCATTCATTTATTGTCTTAGAAACAAGGATGTGAAAAAGGCACTGCAGAAAATTATCCAAGATAGAAAAATGATTCCATGTTTGTAA